The Cylindrospermopsis curvispora GIHE-G1 genome contains a region encoding:
- a CDS encoding DUF4129 domain-containing protein — translation MSIKNTIVMGNNTWEKTTWEWELYLFNQRIQQWLEYQYSQLFKNIPENSRFSISEQILQILQVLFWLILVLLLGWVIWRLWQEFYPQIYTWWKNLSSPFGHPWVPDSPPQLSSNFLLAKSQEFYHQGDYQKACQFLYFSMLQQLHERAIALQQPSRTDGEYLQLLLHTVASIQPYETLITTHEQLCFSNHEVSSENYQHCLQSYQELFNSP, via the coding sequence ATGTCTATTAAAAATACGATAGTTATGGGCAATAATACTTGGGAAAAAACAACCTGGGAATGGGAATTATATTTGTTCAATCAGCGAATACAACAATGGTTAGAATACCAATATTCTCAACTTTTTAAAAACATCCCAGAAAATTCAAGATTCTCCATTAGTGAACAAATCCTGCAAATTCTACAAGTATTATTTTGGCTGATATTGGTTTTATTATTGGGTTGGGTAATTTGGCGTTTATGGCAAGAATTTTACCCGCAAATATATACCTGGTGGAAAAACCTCAGTTCCCCCTTTGGTCATCCCTGGGTCCCTGATTCTCCTCCTCAGCTCTCCAGCAATTTCCTATTGGCTAAATCTCAAGAGTTTTACCACCAGGGTGACTATCAAAAAGCCTGTCAGTTCCTATATTTTTCCATGCTGCAACAATTACACGAAAGAGCGATCGCCCTTCAACAACCAAGTCGCACCGATGGAGAATATTTACAACTACTCCTGCACACTGTTGCTTCCATTCAACCCTATGAGACTTTAATTACCACTCACGAGCAGTTATGCTTTAGTAACCACGAGGTTTCATCTGAAAATTATCAACACTGTCTTCAGTCCTATCAAGAATTATTCAACTCCCCTTAA
- a CDS encoding DUF4350 domain-containing protein — MLLPKRRLYLGAIALVMVILVIFSFTPSQNIKNGSSYNRGPEGYAGWYAFMQNQGVKIQRWQKPFVEIESETKPVTLIQVNPELVPINLNSVEGNFEAQQIKWIGQGNTLVILGIKQPSTAAEFTTYQESPLGRVKIDTSRRYVEPTKEEVLLGDRFGAVVWQWKSGKGKVIFATTIHLAANAYQDEGNFSYLAKLVTDGSEKILVDEYIHGYKDITQHTNYQTKQGNLLDYFAKTPLFPMLLQLSVVAILLIWSGNRRFGRAIKLDLPLTENSQAYIQALAAVLRKAQSSDFVLEMIGKEEQLQLQKVLGMGNTPANQEDLIKTWQQQTGKSPAELEELLKLQTSKHRISEKNLLNWLAKWQSLRKNQSLI, encoded by the coding sequence ATGCTCCTCCCTAAACGTCGACTTTATCTGGGTGCGATCGCTTTGGTAATGGTGATCTTGGTTATTTTCAGCTTTACTCCTAGTCAGAATATCAAAAATGGTTCTAGTTATAATCGCGGGCCAGAAGGCTATGCTGGTTGGTATGCTTTTATGCAAAATCAAGGGGTAAAGATCCAGCGATGGCAAAAGCCTTTTGTAGAAATTGAGTCAGAAACCAAACCAGTAACCTTGATTCAGGTCAATCCTGAATTAGTGCCAATCAACCTAAATTCGGTAGAAGGCAATTTTGAAGCTCAACAAATTAAATGGATAGGACAAGGTAACACATTAGTTATTCTAGGGATCAAACAACCATCAACAGCAGCAGAATTTACTACCTATCAAGAATCACCCTTGGGTAGAGTCAAGATTGACACTAGCAGAAGATATGTTGAACCCACCAAGGAAGAAGTTTTATTAGGAGATCGTTTTGGTGCTGTGGTTTGGCAGTGGAAATCTGGTAAAGGAAAAGTAATATTTGCCACTACTATCCATCTCGCTGCCAATGCTTACCAGGATGAGGGCAACTTTAGTTACTTAGCAAAATTAGTTACTGATGGTAGTGAAAAAATTCTTGTAGATGAATATATTCATGGATATAAAGATATTACTCAACACACTAATTATCAGACCAAGCAAGGAAATTTATTAGATTACTTCGCCAAGACTCCATTATTTCCAATGCTATTACAATTAAGTGTGGTAGCAATATTATTAATTTGGTCTGGCAATCGTCGTTTTGGTAGAGCCATCAAGTTAGATCTACCGCTTACAGAGAACAGTCAGGCTTATATTCAAGCATTAGCAGCAGTTTTACGCAAAGCCCAATCTAGTGATTTTGTTTTAGAAATGATTGGCAAAGAGGAGCAGTTGCAACTACAAAAGGTATTAGGAATGGGGAACACACCAGCAAACCAAGAGGATTTAATTAAAACTTGGCAACAACAAACTGGTAAAAGTCCAGCGGAGCTAGAAGAATTACTAAAACTACAGACCAGCAAACACCGTATTAGTGAAAAGAACCTGTTAAACTGGTTAGCTAAATGGCAAAGTCTACGGAAAAATCAATCCCTTATCTAA
- a CDS encoding AAA family ATPase, producing MSITHSSVINLGKEVNKIIVGQSGLIKQCLIAFLAGGHIILEGVPGTGKTLLVKVLAQLIQGEFKRIQLTPDVLPSDITGTNIFDLNTRNFYLKKGPVFTEILLADEINRTPPKTQAALLEAMEELQVTLDGESWPLPDLFWVVATQNPLEFQGTYPLPEAQLDRFLFKLVVGYPDQIAEKQMLFNRQSGFTGKRLDIANLNSVISVDDILQARQAVKQVNVAEAVVDYILELVSKTRKHPDLALGASPRAAGAWLQTSQACAWLAGRDFVTPDDVKAVAAPLLRHRLILNPEAMLDGSKIDSVITTVINQVPVPR from the coding sequence ATGAGCATAACACATTCATCCGTAATTAACCTGGGAAAAGAAGTAAACAAGATTATTGTGGGACAATCAGGTTTAATCAAGCAATGTTTAATTGCATTCCTAGCGGGTGGTCACATAATTTTAGAGGGAGTTCCCGGAACTGGAAAAACTTTGTTGGTCAAGGTTTTGGCACAACTGATTCAAGGAGAGTTCAAAAGAATTCAACTGACACCAGATGTATTACCATCGGATATCACAGGTACGAATATTTTTGATTTAAACACCCGCAACTTCTATTTGAAGAAGGGTCCGGTTTTTACAGAAATCTTACTTGCTGATGAAATTAACCGCACCCCCCCAAAAACCCAAGCTGCATTGCTGGAAGCAATGGAAGAATTACAGGTGACTCTAGACGGTGAAAGTTGGCCATTACCCGATTTATTTTGGGTAGTTGCTACCCAAAACCCCCTAGAATTTCAAGGGACCTATCCCCTACCAGAAGCTCAATTGGATCGGTTTCTATTTAAACTAGTGGTAGGTTATCCGGATCAAATAGCAGAAAAACAAATGTTGTTTAACCGTCAATCTGGTTTTACAGGTAAGAGATTAGACATTGCTAATTTAAACTCAGTTATTAGTGTAGATGACATACTACAAGCTAGACAAGCTGTGAAACAGGTGAATGTAGCTGAAGCTGTAGTAGATTATATTCTGGAACTAGTGAGTAAGACCCGTAAACATCCCGATTTAGCCCTGGGCGCATCTCCCCGTGCTGCTGGAGCTTGGTTACAAACATCCCAAGCATGCGCTTGGCTTGCTGGTAGAGATTTTGTCACCCCCGATGATGTGAAAGCAGTTGCTGCTCCCCTATTACGTCACCGTCTGATTTTAAACCCAGAAGCAATGTTAGATGGCTCAAAAATTGATTCGGTCATAACTACTGTAATTAATCAGGTTCCTGTTCCTAGATAG
- a CDS encoding DUF58 domain-containing protein has protein sequence MIPAKKVYFLLGLGIVISPILSVIVGIYQSITFTLLFDLVVMGLMVIDCFNIRRHRVKISRQLPLRLSIGRDNLVILNVESGNVNSAIQIRDYYPTEFPVSTSNLTVNLPPNHTQEVKYTIRPNQRGEFWWGNIQVRQLGNWALGWDNWQIPQKTMVKVYPDLLGLRSLAIRLTLQSSGSITKLRQQGMGTEFAELRNYCMGDDLRLIHWKATARRAYGNMSPLVKVLNPEQEQNLLILLDRGRLMTAKVQGLKRYDWGLNTTLSLALAGLQRGDRVGVGVFDSQMHTWIPPERGQNHLNQLIERLTPIEPVLVESDYLNAITYVVKQQTRRSLVVLITDLVDVTASHELLVALCKLVPRYLPFCVTLRDPRIDQIAQTFSQDLTQAYNRAVSLDLISQREIAFAQLKQQGVLVLDAPTNQISEQLVERYLQIKAKNQI, from the coding sequence ATGATTCCAGCTAAAAAAGTTTATTTCTTATTGGGTTTAGGAATAGTTATTTCACCCATTTTGTCCGTGATTGTGGGTATTTACCAGAGTATTACCTTTACCCTGTTATTTGATTTGGTGGTCATGGGACTGATGGTGATTGACTGCTTCAATATCAGAAGACATCGGGTGAAAATTAGTCGTCAACTACCTCTACGTTTATCTATTGGACGTGACAATTTAGTAATATTGAATGTAGAGTCTGGGAATGTCAATAGTGCTATTCAAATTCGTGATTACTATCCCACAGAATTTCCCGTATCCACATCTAACCTCACAGTTAACCTTCCCCCAAATCATACTCAGGAAGTAAAATACACCATTAGACCCAATCAACGAGGAGAATTTTGGTGGGGAAATATTCAAGTTCGACAATTGGGAAATTGGGCTCTGGGGTGGGACAATTGGCAAATTCCCCAAAAAACTATGGTTAAGGTATATCCTGATTTGTTAGGACTCAGATCCCTCGCTATTCGTTTAACCCTACAATCTTCTGGATCTATCACTAAATTGCGTCAACAGGGAATGGGAACGGAATTTGCTGAACTCCGTAATTACTGTATGGGGGATGACCTGCGGTTAATTCATTGGAAAGCCACAGCTAGACGTGCTTATGGAAATATGAGTCCCCTAGTAAAAGTGCTGAATCCAGAACAGGAACAAAACCTGCTTATATTATTAGACCGTGGTAGATTAATGACAGCTAAGGTACAAGGTTTAAAACGATATGATTGGGGTTTAAATACCACCTTGTCTTTGGCATTAGCAGGATTACAGAGGGGCGATCGCGTGGGGGTGGGGGTATTTGACTCTCAGATGCACACCTGGATACCTCCAGAACGAGGACAAAATCACCTCAATCAACTTATAGAAAGACTTACACCTATTGAACCAGTCTTAGTGGAGTCTGATTATTTAAATGCCATTACCTATGTGGTAAAACAACAGACTCGTAGATCCCTAGTAGTGTTAATTACTGATTTAGTGGATGTTACTGCTTCCCATGAACTACTAGTAGCGCTGTGTAAATTAGTGCCTCGATATCTACCTTTTTGTGTAACACTCAGGGATCCTCGGATTGATCAAATAGCTCAAACTTTTAGTCAAGACTTAACACAGGCTTATAATCGAGCTGTTTCTTTGGACTTGATATCACAAAGAGAAATTGCTTTTGCTCAGTTGAAACAACAGGGGGTTTTGGTGCTGGATGCACCAACAAATCAAATTTCCGAGCAGTTGGTGGAAAGGTACTTACAAATCAAAGCCAAAAATCAGATTTGA
- a CDS encoding DNA adenine methylase: MSLFNAAFAQNPKPFLKWVGGKTQLINEIDQLISHHISKYNTYTYIEPFVGGGAVLFYILSNFPQINNIIINDINSNLISTYKLIKEDYRKLVLVLAEIEQTYYNLTSLENKQQFYLAKRDEFNQEDSEFSLVNKTALMLFLNKTCFNGLYRVNKKGKFNVPFGKYKQPKICNLENIISVHYHLQNVKIFQGDFTETIRYAKEPTLFYLDPPYKPINDTSAFTSYSLENFNDQDQLRLKNFCDQIHMNGHYFILSNSDVKNFNDENTFFDDLYEGYNIKRVKARRNINSKGDCRGELFELLISNF; encoded by the coding sequence ATGTCTTTATTTAATGCAGCTTTCGCACAAAATCCTAAACCGTTTCTTAAATGGGTAGGTGGTAAGACTCAATTAATTAATGAAATTGATCAACTGATTAGTCATCATATATCCAAGTATAATACTTATACTTACATTGAGCCATTTGTTGGTGGAGGAGCAGTATTATTTTATATTTTATCAAATTTTCCTCAAATAAATAACATTATTATCAATGATATCAATTCAAACTTAATAAGTACTTACAAGCTAATAAAGGAGGATTACAGGAAATTAGTTTTGGTGCTTGCAGAAATTGAACAAACTTATTATAATCTCACCTCACTTGAGAATAAACAACAATTTTACTTAGCCAAAAGAGATGAGTTTAATCAAGAGGATAGTGAATTTTCCCTAGTTAATAAAACTGCCTTAATGCTGTTTTTAAATAAAACTTGCTTTAATGGTTTATATCGAGTTAATAAAAAAGGTAAATTTAATGTACCTTTTGGCAAGTATAAACAACCTAAAATTTGCAATCTAGAAAATATTATTTCGGTCCATTACCATTTACAAAATGTTAAAATTTTCCAGGGAGATTTTACAGAAACTATAAGATATGCCAAAGAGCCAACCCTGTTTTATTTGGATCCTCCTTATAAACCCATTAATGATACTTCTGCATTTACATCCTACTCTTTAGAAAATTTCAATGACCAAGATCAACTTAGACTTAAAAATTTTTGCGATCAAATACATATGAATGGACATTATTTTATCTTGAGCAATTCAGATGTTAAAAATTTTAATGATGAAAATACTTTTTTTGATGACCTTTATGAAGGTTACAATATTAAGCGAGTGAAAGCCAGACGGAATATTAATTCTAAAGGTGATTGTCGAGGTGAATTGTTTGAATTGCTAATTAGCAATTTCTAA
- a CDS encoding DUF7004 family protein: MSRIIKQLLNNRQVIFDKGSFDFWCVYVVEQNGSKQAPFDVDYFDYLNNISKHYETDKVYNDFVETYNKTSKIIDQNVLSLIDSLVLTYRVEHQALVEQWFVVIYAGMIAEENKQYAILKKRIKRLGMHQLLKLGYEPRIAANFSKGKKWRELDEIMKGLGF, from the coding sequence ATGAGCAGAATAATCAAGCAGCTACTAAACAACAGACAAGTAATTTTCGATAAAGGAAGCTTTGATTTTTGGTGTGTTTATGTTGTTGAACAAAATGGGTCAAAACAAGCACCTTTTGATGTAGACTACTTTGATTACTTAAATAACATTTCAAAACATTATGAAACGGACAAAGTTTATAATGATTTTGTTGAGACTTATAATAAAACAAGCAAAATTATCGACCAAAATGTTTTAAGTTTGATAGATAGCTTAGTTTTAACTTACAGAGTAGAACATCAAGCGTTAGTGGAGCAATGGTTTGTAGTTATCTATGCTGGAATGATTGCAGAAGAAAACAAGCAATATGCAATACTAAAAAAAAGGATTAAACGATTAGGTATGCATCAATTACTCAAATTAGGATATGAACCAAGAATTGCAGCAAATTTTAGCAAAGGTAAAAAATGGCGTGAGCTTGATGAAATCATGAAGGGATTGGGCTTTTGA
- the psbA gene encoding photosystem II q(b) protein, with amino-acid sequence MTTAIQQRQSANVWDRFCEFITSTNNRLYIGWFGVLMIPTLLAATTCFIIAFIAAPPVDIDGIREPVAGSLMYGNNIISGAVVPSSNAIGLHFYPIWEAASLDEWLYNGGPYQLVIFHFLIGVACYLGREWELSFRLGMRPWICVAFSAPLAAATAVFLIYPIGQGSFSDGMPLGISGTFNFMIVFQAEHNILMHPFHMLGVAGVFGGSLFSAMHGSLVTSSLVRETTETESQNYGYKFGQEEETYNIVAAHGYFGRLIFQYASFNNSRSLHFFLAAWPVVGIWFTALGVSTMAFNLNGFNFNQSIIDSQGRVIGTWADVINRANLGMEVMHERNAHNFPLDLAAGEVAPVALTAPAING; translated from the coding sequence ATGACCACTGCCATTCAACAGCGCCAAAGCGCTAACGTATGGGATCGCTTCTGTGAATTTATCACCAGCACCAACAACCGCCTTTATATTGGTTGGTTCGGCGTGTTAATGATCCCCACCCTTCTCGCAGCTACCACTTGCTTCATCATTGCTTTTATTGCTGCTCCTCCCGTGGACATCGACGGTATTCGCGAACCCGTAGCTGGTTCCTTGATGTACGGTAACAACATCATCTCCGGTGCTGTGGTTCCCTCCTCCAACGCTATTGGTTTGCACTTCTACCCCATTTGGGAAGCTGCATCCTTAGATGAATGGTTATACAACGGTGGTCCTTACCAACTAGTAATTTTCCACTTCTTGATTGGTGTAGCTTGCTACCTAGGTCGTGAATGGGAATTATCCTTCCGTTTAGGCATGCGCCCTTGGATTTGCGTAGCATTCTCCGCTCCTTTGGCAGCTGCTACCGCAGTATTTTTAATCTACCCCATCGGACAAGGTTCATTCTCTGATGGTATGCCTTTAGGTATCTCTGGAACCTTCAACTTCATGATTGTGTTCCAAGCAGAGCATAACATCCTCATGCACCCCTTCCACATGTTAGGAGTAGCAGGTGTATTCGGTGGTAGCTTGTTCAGCGCTATGCACGGTTCCTTGGTAACATCTTCCTTAGTAAGAGAAACAACTGAAACCGAGTCTCAGAACTATGGTTACAAGTTCGGACAGGAGGAAGAAACCTACAACATCGTAGCAGCACACGGTTACTTTGGTCGCTTGATATTCCAATATGCTTCATTCAACAACAGCCGTTCACTACACTTCTTCTTGGCAGCATGGCCAGTAGTAGGAATATGGTTTACAGCACTGGGTGTAAGCACCATGGCATTCAACCTGAATGGATTCAACTTCAACCAATCAATCATTGATTCTCAAGGTCGTGTAATAGGTACATGGGCGGATGTAATCAACCGCGCTAACCTAGGTATGGAAGTAATGCACGAGCGTAACGCCCATAACTTCCCCTTAGACCTAGCTGCTGGTGAAGTAGCACCTGTAGCATTAACCGCTCCCGCAATCAACGGTTAA
- a CDS encoding AAA-like domain-containing protein, with product MPKHFNTAGPCQSDIHYMLSPTVRLPDLKALIDGRNYFIIHAPRQVGKTTAMIALAQELTDSGQYTAVMLSVEVGSGFSHNPQQAEQVILEEWKQAIKFYLPKELQPSYWPERGADSGIGKTLSEWSGQSPRPLVIFLDEIDSLTDEALIFILRQLRSGFPRRPQGFPHSVGLIGMRDVRDYKVKSGGSERLNTSSPFNIKAESLTLSNFTLSEVEELYLQHTQATGQVFTIEAIHQAFYLTDGQPWLVNALARQATQVLVKDITQPITAEVINRAKEILIQRQDTHLDSLAERLREERVKTIIEPILAGEDLPDVPQDDIRYVLDLGLCRDRGQGLEIANPIYREVLPLVLSYTTRASIGVIEPRWLNEQGELLPDELLEAFLEFWRQHGEPLLKSAPYHEIAPHLVLMAFLHRVVNGGGTLEREYAIGSGRMDICLRYGKVVMGIELKVRREKLDPLTKGLTQLDKYLGGLGLDTGWLVIFDRRAGLPPMGERISTEEVISPGGRTITVIRS from the coding sequence ATGCCCAAACACTTTAATACTGCTGGTCCTTGCCAATCTGACATCCACTATATGCTCTCCCCAACGGTTCGACTACCGGATTTGAAAGCACTAATTGATGGTCGCAATTACTTTATCATTCATGCACCGCGACAAGTAGGCAAAACCACCGCTATGATAGCCCTCGCTCAAGAATTGACTGATAGTGGTCAATACACCGCCGTCATGCTATCCGTGGAAGTAGGATCAGGGTTTTCCCATAATCCCCAGCAAGCGGAGCAGGTTATTTTGGAAGAATGGAAACAGGCGATCAAATTTTACTTACCCAAAGAACTGCAACCGTCCTATTGGCCAGAGCGTGGAGCAGACTCAGGAATAGGCAAAACTTTAAGTGAGTGGTCTGGCCAATCTCCAAGACCTCTTGTAATCTTTTTAGATGAAATAGATTCCCTAACAGATGAAGCTTTAATCTTTATTTTAAGACAATTACGTTCGGGTTTTCCCCGTCGTCCCCAGGGGTTTCCCCATTCGGTGGGGTTAATTGGTATGCGGGATGTGCGGGACTATAAGGTTAAATCTGGTGGAAGTGAAAGACTTAATACCTCCAGTCCTTTCAATATCAAGGCTGAGTCTTTAACCCTCAGTAATTTTACTTTATCAGAAGTAGAAGAACTTTACTTACAACATACGCAGGCTACGGGACAGGTGTTTACCATAGAAGCGATCCACCAGGCATTTTATTTGACCGATGGACAACCGTGGTTAGTCAACGCCCTAGCTCGTCAAGCTACCCAGGTTTTGGTGAAAGACATTACCCAACCCATTACTGCTGAAGTCATTAACCGAGCCAAAGAAATTCTCATTCAGCGCCAGGATACCCATTTAGATAGCTTAGCAGAAAGATTACGGGAAGAGCGGGTCAAAACCATTATTGAACCAATTTTAGCAGGTGAAGATTTACCTGATGTACCCCAGGATGATATTCGTTATGTCCTGGATTTAGGACTGTGTCGAGACCGGGGACAGGGTTTGGAAATTGCCAATCCAATTTATCGGGAAGTTCTACCCTTGGTGTTAAGTTACACAACCAGAGCTTCCATTGGAGTTATTGAACCTCGTTGGTTAAATGAACAGGGGGAGCTATTACCCGATGAATTATTGGAAGCATTTCTGGAGTTTTGGCGACAACATGGGGAACCACTACTCAAAAGTGCGCCCTACCATGAGATTGCTCCCCATTTGGTATTAATGGCATTTTTACATCGAGTAGTAAATGGTGGGGGTACGTTAGAACGGGAATATGCCATTGGTTCTGGAAGAATGGATATTTGTTTACGCTACGGCAAGGTAGTGATGGGCATAGAGTTAAAGGTGCGGAGAGAAAAGTTGGATCCCTTAACCAAGGGTTTGACCCAACTGGATAAATACTTGGGTGGGCTAGGATTGGATACAGGTTGGTTAGTGATTTTTGATCGCCGTGCGGGATTACCACCCATGGGCGAGAGAATTAGTACGGAAGAGGTCATTAGTCCGGGGGGACGCACTATTACCGTTATTCGCAGTTAG
- a CDS encoding ATP-binding protein, which produces MAKHFNTAGPCKANIHYMLSPTARLPELKALIDGENYFIIHAPRQVGKTTAMIALAQELTDSGQYTAVMLSVEVGSGFSHNPQQAEQVILEEWKQAIKFYLPKELQPSYWPERGADSGIGKILGEWSGQSPRPLVIFLDEIDSLTDEALIFILRQLRSGFPRRPQGFPHSVGLIGMRDVRDYKVKSGGSERLNTSSPFNIKAESLTLSNFTLSEVEELYLQHTQATGQVFTPEAIHQAFYLTDGQPWLVNALARQATQVLVKDITQPITGEVINQAKEILIRRQDTHLDSLAERLREDRVRDIIQPMLAGEDLADTPEDNLRYVLDLGLCRRDRGGGLEIANPIYREILPKALASVAIASLTSVEPNWLNPDGTLNPQILLDSFLEFWRQHGEPLLKSAPYHEIAPHLVLMAFLHRVVNGGGTLEREYAIGSGRMDICLRYGKVVMGIELKVRKEKLDPLTKGLTQLDKYLDGLGLDTGWLVIFDRRAGLPPMGERISTEEATSPGGRTITVIRS; this is translated from the coding sequence ATGGCTAAACACTTTAACACTGCTGGACCATGTAAAGCTAACATCCACTATATGCTCTCCCCCACCGCTCGCCTACCGGAGTTAAAAGCGCTAATTGATGGAGAAAATTACTTTATCATTCATGCGCCGCGACAAGTAGGCAAGACCACCGCTATGATAGCTCTAGCTCAAGAATTGACTGATAGTGGTCAATACACCGCCGTCATGCTCTCTGTGGAAGTAGGATCAGGGTTTTCCCATAATCCCCAGCAAGCGGAGCAGGTTATTTTGGAAGAATGGAAACAGGCGATCAAATTTTACTTACCCAAAGAACTGCAACCGTCCTATTGGCCAGAGCGTGGAGCAGACTCAGGAATAGGCAAAATTTTAGGTGAGTGGTCTGGCCAATCTCCAAGACCTCTTGTAATCTTTTTAGATGAAATAGATTCCCTAACAGATGAAGCTTTAATCTTTATTTTAAGACAATTACGTTCAGGTTTTCCCCGTCGTCCCCAGGGGTTTCCCCATTCGGTAGGGTTGATTGGTATGCGGGATGTGCGGGACTATAAGGTTAAATCCGGTGGAAGTGAAAGACTTAATACTTCCAGTCCTTTCAATATCAAGGCTGAGTCTTTAACCCTCAGTAATTTTACTTTATCAGAAGTAGAAGAACTTTACTTACAACATACGCAAGCTACAGGACAGGTGTTTACCCCGGAAGCGATCCACCAGGCATTTTATTTGACCGATGGACAACCGTGGTTAGTCAACGCCCTAGCTCGTCAAGCTACTCAGGTTTTAGTGAAAGATATCACCCAACCCATTACTGGTGAAGTGATTAACCAGGCTAAGGAAATTCTGATTCGACGCCAGGATACCCATTTAGATAGCTTGGCAGAAAGATTACGGGAAGATAGGGTCAGGGACATTATTCAACCTATGTTAGCTGGTGAAGACTTAGCTGATACGCCAGAAGATAACTTACGATACGTGTTAGATCTGGGTTTATGCCGTCGCGATCGCGGGGGTGGACTGGAAATTGCTAACCCTATTTATCGAGAGATTTTACCTAAAGCTTTAGCCTCCGTGGCGATCGCCTCTTTAACTTCGGTGGAACCCAACTGGTTAAACCCTGATGGCACACTCAACCCTCAAATCCTATTAGACTCTTTTTTGGAATTTTGGCGACAACATGGGGAACCACTGCTCAAAAGTGCGCCCTACCATGAGATTGCTCCCCATTTGGTATTAATGGCATTTTTGCATCGGGTAGTGAATGGTGGTGGTACGTTAGAACGAGAATATGCCATTGGTTCTGGAAGGATGGATATTTGTTTACGCTATGGCAAAGTAGTGATGGGCATAGAGTTAAAGGTGCGGAAGGAAAAGTTAGATCCGTTAACCAAGGGTTTAACCCAACTGGATAAATACCTGGATGGGTTAGGATTAGATACAGGTTGGTTAGTGATTTTTGATCGCCGTGCGGGGTTACCACCCATGGGAGAGAGAATTAGTACGGAGGAAGCTACTAGTCCGGGGGGACGAACCATTACCGTCATTCGCAGTTAG
- the hpnH gene encoding adenosyl-hopene transferase HpnH, which translates to MAINLQQAMDIGKYLFKQRLSGKKRFPLVLMLEPLFRCNLACSGCGKIQHPTEVLKQNLSPDQCFAAVEECGAPVVSIPGGEPLLHPQIDQIVQGLVDRKKYVYLCTNGLLLEKSLHKFKPSPYLTFSVHLDGMKEWHDHCVDRKGVFDVAVAAIRAAKSQGFRVTTNTTIFTGCNVEEMQGFFDFLETLKVDGMMISPGYSYEWAPDQDHFLQREQTRALFREILAPYQSGKKNWNFNHNPLFLDFLIGEKDYECTPWGSPSYSVLGWQKPCYLLNEGYYQTFQELLDQTDWSKYGHASGNPKCADCMVHCGYEPTAAIDAMQPQNIARSLSTVFGR; encoded by the coding sequence ATGGCAATTAATCTGCAACAAGCGATGGATATTGGGAAGTACCTATTCAAACAACGTCTATCAGGAAAAAAACGCTTCCCTTTAGTTTTGATGTTAGAACCACTGTTTCGTTGTAACTTAGCCTGCTCAGGGTGTGGAAAAATCCAGCATCCCACGGAAGTTCTTAAACAAAACTTGTCACCAGACCAGTGTTTTGCAGCAGTGGAAGAATGTGGTGCACCAGTAGTTTCCATTCCGGGAGGAGAACCCCTATTACACCCACAAATTGATCAAATTGTCCAGGGTTTAGTAGATCGTAAAAAATACGTTTACTTATGTACAAACGGACTGCTTTTAGAAAAGAGTCTGCATAAGTTTAAACCATCTCCCTATCTTACCTTTAGTGTTCATCTAGATGGAATGAAAGAGTGGCATGATCACTGTGTGGATAGAAAAGGAGTGTTTGATGTTGCTGTAGCGGCAATTCGTGCTGCTAAATCCCAGGGTTTTCGTGTCACAACCAACACCACCATTTTCACTGGTTGTAATGTGGAGGAAATGCAAGGGTTTTTTGATTTTCTGGAAACTTTGAAAGTTGATGGGATGATGATTTCACCTGGTTACAGTTATGAATGGGCTCCAGACCAAGATCACTTTTTACAAAGGGAACAAACTAGAGCATTATTCCGAGAAATTCTCGCCCCCTATCAATCAGGAAAGAAAAATTGGAACTTCAATCACAACCCCCTGTTTTTGGATTTTCTCATTGGTGAGAAGGATTATGAATGTACTCCTTGGGGTAGTCCCAGTTATAGTGTTTTGGGATGGCAAAAACCCTGTTACCTATTAAACGAGGGTTATTATCAAACTTTCCAAGAGTTGCTAGACCAGACCGACTGGAGTAAGTATGGGCACGCCAGTGGTAATCCTAAATGTGCCGATTGTATGGTGCATTGTGGTTATGAACCAACTGCAGCAATAGATGCTATGCAACCACAAAATATAGCTCGTTCTCTCAGCACTGTTTTTGGTAGATAA